DNA sequence from the Tachysurus vachellii isolate PV-2020 chromosome 16, HZAU_Pvac_v1, whole genome shotgun sequence genome:
acagtaattcctctcaatttaaattaaatatactcaatataaatcaaacaaaataacaaaactaattgtaatttaaattaattgggtgtgtaaaacaaattttttttttcagaggaaCCAGGCACGTGTTGGATTAGCAGTTAACATTGAAAATCATCATGGCTGTGCTAGTCGGTCGTGTGGATGAATACAATGACGCGAAGGAGGATTTTGAGTCGTATCTGGAACGTCTGGAGCAGTGGATGTTGGCAAGTGACATCGAGGATGAAAAGAAAGTGTGCGTGTTTCTCTCGGTGATTGGGGCTGATGCTTATAAGCTGCTGAAGAATCTGGTGTACTATGGCGTATGCTGATCTGGTGAGAGCACTGAGCACGCATTACAAGCCGGCACCGATTGTAATCACGGAACGGTTTCAGTTTCAGAGGCGTAaccagaaagagagtgaaactGTCTCTGATTATGTGGTGGCTTTGAGGCAGTTAGCTGCTACCTGTGTTTTTGGACAGTACCTGGATGATGCGCTGAGAGATCGTTTTGTGAGTGGATTACTCACAAAACCCATTGCAGTATCAATGGAACTGGCGTCAAAGAAATCGATGGAATCGATGGACgacaaaatgataataaaatgcaaagcaaGGGACAGAAAGGAGTAAAAAATTACTTTGGACCAGAACAGACATGCTACCGATGTGGGGGAAAACACTCAGCACGTGACtgcagatttaaaaatgaaaagtgtcATACCTGCTCCAAAATTGGACACATAGCCCGTGCATGTAGAAAGGGAAAGGCCATTTCTCAAACTCAGTATGTGGAAGCTGAATTAAATACATCCAGAGTGGATGAAGAGGCAGAACTTTTTGGATTGTATGCAGTTTACTCCACCTCAAGGTATGAATAAGGGGTACACAGTGGATGTCGCACTGGATGATAAGAGAACAACAATGCTACTGGACACAGGGTCAGCTGTGTCAGTGGTATCTGTGGATTTCTACCAGACGAATCTAAACCATTTCAGTTTAAAACCAGCCCCTGAGTTAAAGCTAAAATCATATTCAGGCCAAAGTATCGCTGTTCAAGGATACATTATGATTCCAGTGCAGTATGAAACACAGCAAGTTACCCTTCCTCTGGTCATTGTAAAGGGAAGCAGACCAGCTCTGATTGGTAGGAACTGGCTAAAGGAACTACACCTGAACTGGGAACAGATTTTCACTGTACACAGGGTGTTTACACAGGCAGACGGGACAGGAGTGAACGAGGTGTTACAGCGCCACCAGGCAGTGTTCTCTGAGAACCAGGGCTGCATAGAGGGCTTTAAAGCCAAAATCCGTATAAAACCAGGCACCACACCAATCTTTTGCAAAGCTCGCCCAGTTCCTTACGCATGAAAGGAAGCAGTAGAAAGGGAGCTGGACAGGTTGGAGAAAATTAAGGTGATTTCAAAGACTGAGAAAAATGAGTGGGCCTCTCTGATTGTCACTGTACCAAAGGCAGATAAAACAATTAGGGTTTGTGGTGACTACAAGGTCAGTATTAATCGGTGTATGGAAGAACAGACATACCCACTACCTAACGCCGAAGATTTGTTTGCTACTTTAGCAGGAGAAGCATCATTCAGGAAGCTTGACCTTTCTCATGCCTACCAGCAGCTGATGTTAGACGAAGAGTCAGAGAAATATCTGACAGTTAACACCCATAAGGGCCTGTACACATTTCATCGCCTCAGCTATGGTGTTTCCAGCGCACCTGCGATTTTTCAGTCTGTTATGGACCAGATTTTACTAGGACTGGATCATGTGACATGTTTTTTGGATGATATTCTCATCACTGCTTCATCTGAGGAGATGCATTTAAAAAGACTGGATGAAGTGCTCACACGTCTGGAAAAACATCGTGTCCGGGTGAAACTGTCTAAATGTCAGTTTTTTCAGAGCAGTGTGGAGTATCTGGGACATCACATCGACCAGGATGGTCTGCACCCCACTAATGAAAAGGTAGCAGCCATAAACAAAGCGCCAGAGCCCAAAAATGTCACTGAGCTGAAGTCTTTCTTAGGTCTTCTTAACTATTACAGCTGTTTCCTGCCAAACTCCTCCACCATCCTCCACCATCTACACAGCCTGCTGAGAAAAGAAGCaaagttaaataataatgtgtagGTGCATTACGACTCACGTTTGCCACTCCAGATTGCGTCTGATGCGTCACCCTATGGAGTAGGGGCAGTGATTTCTCATGTCATGAAAAATGGAGAGGAACGGCCTGTGGCTTTTGTATCAAGGACATTAACGGAGGCTGAAAGGAAATATGCCCAAATTGAAAAGGAGGACTACTTTAAAAGATCCTACACTGAACATAGTGTGGAGCTACACAATGAATGGATGGCCAAGTTATGTTCAGGAGGAAGCACTACGGCCTTATTTTATACGTAGGCAGGAGTTGTCAGTGGAACAAGGTTGCGTTCTTTGGGGCCAGCAAGTCATCATACCCCCAGGCTATCGACAGCGCTTACTGGACGACCTTCATCAGGTGCACCCAGGTATCTGCCGCATGAAAGCTCTCGCACGAAGTTACATGTGGTGGCCTGGCTGTGATGGGGAAATTGAAGAGCTCGTGAAAGGTTGCTCTATCTGTCAAGCTGTTCAGAAAATGCCAGCAGTCGTACCACTGCACCACTGGAGATGGCCGGAAAGGGTGTGGCAGAGAATTCATATTGATTTTGCTGAAAAGGACAAGCAGTATTTTTTGGTGGTCATTGATAGTCATTCAAAGTGGTTAGAAGTGTTTCCTGTGTCTTCTACCACCTCTCACAAAACCATTGAAGTGCTGCGAAGCCTGTTCTCTGCGTATGGACTGCCAGAAGAGCTGGTATCAGATAATGGTCCACAGCTGGTGTCGAGGGAGTTTACACAGTTCCTGGAGAGAAACGGTATCAACCACACTGCTGTTCCTGCATATCATCCTGCATCGAATGGAGCTGCAGAGAGGTCAGTGCAGATTTTGAAACGTGCACTGACAAAGGATGTGTTGGAGGCCTAGAAAAAGGCTCCCTTGCCACTCAGTCATAGACTTGCAAATTTCCTGCTCATGTACCGCAGTACACCCCACACCGTGACAGGACCTACACCGGCTGAGTTATTTCTGAAACGCCAGATATGAACCCGCTTCAGTTTGCTTAAGCCCACGCTTGCCAGATGGATTGAAGAGAAACAAGCCACTCAGAAACGTCATCAGGACTGTGGTGGCTCATCTCTTCGTTTCTTTCAGGAAGGGGAAGCGGTCCGCGTCCGAAATTTCAGGGGAGGAGTGGACAAATGGAATCCGGCAAAAGTACTAAAAAGACTGGGAGCTGTCACATATTTGGTACAAGAGGGTCAGAGGCAGCGCACAGTGCATGTTGACCACATGTTGCCCGGGCGAGGAAATGTGAGTACACTTCCAAAAAGCTTGCCCTCACCAGTGGTCGAAAATGAGCCGCCAGTAACTATGGACTGTGCTTGTCCAGCTGTTTTGCCCAGTGCACCTGTGACACTAATACCACCTACTGTTCTCACTAAACCAACTGAACAGGTTGTCGAAGTGCCATCCCCCACAGCAAACAAAAAGTCACCTGAGAAACGGCGGTACCCAGAGAGGGTCCGCGTACCACCTAAAAAAACTGAATCTATGACCGGCAGGATTTTGTTGGTAAATGTAAATCTGCACAGTGGATGTAAGCTGCCAagagatatttttttttgttgaaaatagGAAGTTAATATTTTGCCATAAGTTTAGATTTAATTAAGGCAGTGGATTTATTTTGACTGTGAGATTTAAATGCAAAGTTGTTGTTGCTATTATTTCTAAACTTAAAATTGTTCTTGTTTAAAACTAAAAGGGGAGGaatgtaatagatttgtgtATTGACAGGTTGAGGCTGCCACCTTCTGGGTCATTATGGTAAAGGCAGTTGTTATGTTAAGTTTGTTGGCAAATGATAATTGAGCCTTTGCGGCACCTGTAGTGATGAAGTCTGTTCACGGAAGTAAGAAGTAAAGACGTGTTAAGTTGATCTGCTCAGCCTGTTTATTGTCTTCCACCcgatatacactacactaatcactaatAAAACCACCAAAAGAAACCAAATAGCCCAGATTCAAAGGAGGCAAAAGACCTACTTGTTGACAAATGAGATGGTATCGGTTGATAGTACATGCAGATTGACTAGATTTACTATCACTAATACAGACTTTGTACATGCAGATTTAATAGTGCGTACTTCAATTTTGTCAGGACCAAAGGAGAACTAATGGTGgtattaaatcaattaaattacagcaaaagaaacagacaaattaTACAGAGAAGAGTCACAAGAcaaataacaattaaataaataaaaaaaacaaaactaagacaTCGACTAAGCGAATCGACATTAAGCGCCCCAACAGAGGGAAGAgttcacataaaacaaacacagagctgccGACTGAAATACCGGTACACGGAGTGAAGCCCCGTGGAGTCAAGTTGGAGTCAGAACGACCCACAACGGTATTCTCAGAGGCAAAACTGCAGCGCAGTCATACCCATGGACTTAACCCTCTCATCCCTCAGAAAGTGGTCGGACAACCAGGGGcttgtttcagaaaggaggtttatccaactctgagttgacaaaccctgagttgggaaactctgagttttcggttacagaacagctgaaaagagttggttttatcaactctatgttgactgactc
Encoded proteins:
- the LOC132859451 gene encoding LOW QUALITY PROTEIN: uncharacterized protein K02A2.6-like (The sequence of the model RefSeq protein was modified relative to this genomic sequence to represent the inferred CDS: substituted 1 base at 1 genomic stop codon), with amino-acid sequence MPKLKRRTTLKDPTLNIVWSYTMNGWPSYVQEEALRPYFIRRQELSVEQGCVLWGQQVIIPPGYRQRLLDDLHQVHPGICRMKALARSYMWWPGCDGEIEELVKGCSICQAVQKMPAVVPLHHWRWPERVWQRIHIDFAEKDKQYFLVVIDSHSKWLEVFPVSSTTSHKTIEVLRSLFSAYGLPEELVSDNGPQLVSREFTQFLERNGINHTAVPAYHPASNGAAERSVQILKRALTKDVLEAXKKAPLPLSHRLANFLLMYRSTPHTVTGPTPAELFLKRQI